One Undibacter mobilis genomic region harbors:
- a CDS encoding response regulator, translating into MSAYTPQILVADDDPEIRKLLGRYIESQSFRVLLASSCSELRERIASHKIDLVVLDVMLPDGSGLDTCRDLRSEKNPIPIILLTALKEDVDRIIGLEMGADDYLGKPFNPRELVARIRAVLRRRSETSEKTQNLRTYQVEGFTVDPQTRIVLNAEGNAIELTGAEFDLLQIFLDRPGRVLSRDQLIDLTHGRDGDVFDRSIDVLISRLRRKLDATGTARLFKTVRNGGYQLVVKVVVQDFPS; encoded by the coding sequence ATGAGTGCCTATACGCCGCAAATTCTGGTGGCAGACGACGATCCGGAAATCCGCAAGCTGCTCGGCCGTTACATTGAGAGCCAGTCGTTTCGCGTCCTGCTCGCCTCAAGCTGCAGTGAACTTCGGGAACGCATCGCGAGCCACAAGATCGATCTTGTGGTCCTCGATGTCATGCTTCCTGACGGCTCCGGCCTGGACACATGCCGCGACCTGAGGTCCGAGAAGAATCCGATCCCGATCATTCTGCTCACCGCCCTGAAGGAGGATGTCGACCGGATTATCGGCCTGGAGATGGGAGCCGACGATTATCTCGGCAAGCCATTCAATCCCCGCGAACTGGTCGCGCGCATACGGGCCGTACTCCGACGTCGTTCCGAGACGTCGGAAAAGACGCAAAACTTACGGACCTACCAGGTCGAAGGCTTTACCGTAGATCCGCAAACGCGCATCGTTTTGAACGCCGAGGGTAACGCGATCGAACTGACCGGTGCCGAGTTCGACCTGCTGCAAATATTTCTCGACCGGCCGGGTCGGGTACTTTCACGCGACCAGCTCATCGATCTGACGCATGGCCGCGACGGTGATGTGTTCGATCGCTCCATCGACGTGTTGATCAGCCGCCTGAGGCGCAAGCTGGACGCAACCGGGACGGCCCGGCTGTTCAAGACGGTGCGTAATGGCGGCTATCAGCTGGTGGTCAAGGTCGTGGTCCAGGATTTTCCGTCGTGA
- a CDS encoding efflux RND transporter periplasmic adaptor subunit, with protein sequence MTVAVTSVERTPVSQNVVATGNVVAWREIPVSTEASGLAVTQVVADEGTLVVEGQVLARLNDARIRAELIKQQAVILELEANLTSAKSDLNRAKSVATGVITEQTIEQRDTLVKTTEARLEAARAQLFDIQVRQRQAVILAPAAGMVSSRAVTIGQVVQVGTEIFRIIQDGRIEVDARVLESDLPAASVGQTVKIVGPTGRTEQGVVRVVSPIVDPKTRLGTVRIALDRDTQLKPGMFARVEVAVDTKLALTVPFKALVWRDAKAYVFRVSADSMVSLIEVKVGRGTAARVEVLDGLSRGDRVVSQGAGLLNNGDAVFVETVSFGSRTVR encoded by the coding sequence ATGACTGTGGCAGTGACGTCAGTCGAACGCACACCGGTCTCACAAAACGTCGTTGCGACCGGAAACGTAGTGGCGTGGCGCGAGATACCCGTCAGCACCGAGGCGAGCGGTCTCGCCGTAACGCAGGTGGTGGCAGACGAGGGCACTTTGGTCGTTGAAGGCCAGGTGCTCGCTCGTCTGAATGACGCGCGAATAAGGGCCGAACTAATCAAGCAGCAGGCCGTCATCTTGGAATTGGAGGCGAACCTCACAAGCGCAAAGTCGGATCTGAACCGGGCCAAGTCGGTTGCGACCGGCGTCATTACAGAACAGACGATCGAGCAACGTGACACGCTGGTCAAGACGACCGAAGCGCGGCTCGAGGCTGCGCGCGCTCAATTGTTCGACATTCAAGTGCGACAGCGGCAGGCCGTCATTCTCGCTCCGGCCGCAGGCATGGTTTCCTCTCGCGCGGTGACGATCGGACAGGTCGTGCAAGTTGGCACTGAAATATTTCGTATCATTCAGGACGGGCGCATTGAGGTCGACGCCCGGGTGCTGGAATCCGATCTGCCAGCGGCTTCCGTCGGGCAGACGGTAAAAATCGTCGGTCCGACCGGCCGGACCGAACAAGGCGTTGTCCGTGTCGTATCGCCGATTGTCGACCCTAAGACCCGCCTTGGTACAGTGCGCATCGCGCTGGACAGGGACACGCAGCTCAAGCCCGGCATGTTCGCGCGCGTCGAAGTTGCCGTTGATACGAAGCTGGCGCTGACCGTTCCATTCAAAGCCTTGGTGTGGCGAGATGCCAAGGCGTATGTGTTTCGCGTAAGCGCCGACAGCATGGTGTCGCTGATCGAGGTGAAGGTTGGCCGTGGCACTGCAGCGCGGGTCGAAGTCCTGGACGGTTTGAGCCGTGGGGACCGTGTGGTCAGTCAGGGAGCGGGTCTTCTGAACAACGGTGATGCCGTCTTTGTCGAAACCGTATCGTTCGGAAGCCGGACGGTTCGATGA
- a CDS encoding efflux RND transporter permease subunit: MNRISSWAIRNPVAISILFLLLALSGLVAFTKLRLNSMPDIAIPTVTVSVAWTGAAPTEVETQIARPVEDSVAGLGGVDRVRSTVNEGVSLSTVEFAIGTDIDRATNDVRNAVMSIRSKLPQDALDPVIQRVESSGQPILTFVVDASSMAADDLSWFVDNDIARAVLEVPGASRISRSGGVDAEIKVKLDPDRLMSLGLTAAEVSDQIKARIVNLTGGRATLGSAEQTVRAVGSAPNLDHLSDTRLAFSDGRSVRLAELGVVERSWAEPRQRARYNEREVVGFSVFRAVESGEFAVTRDVRKRIVEFAAAHPGIRIVEVTSSTNAVVEGYYAAIEALLLGGLLAIGVVWMFLRDIRATLISSLALPLSLIPTFGIMYLFNQSLNNISQLGIALVVGVLVDDAIVEIENIVRHVRQSGKSVYEAAIDAADEIGLAVVATTFSIIAVFLPVALMPGIPGQFFKAFSIAVCCAVFFSLVVARLLTPLMAAYLLKPSDRERREATWLRYYTVVLGWTLRHRWITIVSGVVFFFASLSLATLLPTDFMPTSDRGRTLLNVELAPGSTLQETDSAVRRVVSVLRARPEVQSVYAAIGTPVSILSGPGDVSMSAGEVRKASITVNLVPRSQRSLSQQAFEAAVAPELSRTRGARISLGDDGSSGAKIEISLLSDDPVELSNAARRLVQDMRTVSGFNRARATSDLAGPEIRIVPKPDKAAILGVSTASLARTVNIATAGDVDHNLAKFSLGVRQVPIRVLLNDEARNDLSRLSLLQVPGFEQPHSLASVADIVFGSGPIQIDRIDRTRSQTVEAELAGLTVGEAEALVAELPAMKQLPASVMRKSGGDSERMEELFAGFTLAIGSGIVLLFVVLALLFNGFVQPVTILTALPLSLGGAVCFLLVTGTALSLPVLIGILMLMGIAAKNSILLVEYAIVAQRNGGLDRATALFDAARKRARPIVMTTVAMAAGMLPIALGIGADAERRAPMAIAVIGGLASSTLLSLIYVPAVFTVMDDLERWIRGAVARRHGRWTNRA, encoded by the coding sequence ATGAACCGAATTTCTTCCTGGGCGATCCGCAATCCGGTCGCAATTTCCATTCTGTTTCTGCTTCTGGCTTTGTCCGGTCTGGTCGCATTCACAAAGCTGCGACTCAACAGCATGCCGGACATTGCTATCCCGACCGTGACGGTCAGTGTCGCATGGACCGGTGCTGCGCCGACGGAAGTCGAAACGCAAATCGCGCGCCCCGTCGAAGACAGCGTTGCCGGCCTGGGCGGCGTTGACCGCGTTCGGTCCACCGTAAATGAAGGCGTATCGTTGAGCACCGTTGAATTCGCTATCGGTACGGATATCGACCGGGCCACCAACGATGTCCGCAATGCGGTCATGTCCATTCGGTCCAAGCTGCCACAGGACGCGCTCGACCCTGTTATTCAACGCGTCGAATCGTCAGGACAGCCCATCCTCACATTCGTGGTCGACGCTTCGTCGATGGCCGCAGATGATCTGAGCTGGTTTGTCGACAACGACATCGCCCGGGCGGTGCTCGAAGTGCCTGGGGCATCCCGGATATCCAGGTCGGGCGGCGTCGATGCCGAGATCAAAGTCAAGCTCGACCCCGATAGGCTGATGAGCCTCGGGCTGACTGCTGCGGAGGTCTCTGACCAGATCAAGGCGCGGATCGTCAATCTGACCGGTGGCCGGGCAACCCTGGGATCTGCTGAGCAAACTGTCCGCGCCGTTGGCAGCGCGCCTAACCTCGATCATCTGAGCGACACGCGCCTGGCCTTCAGTGACGGCCGCAGTGTGAGACTGGCCGAACTGGGTGTGGTCGAGCGGTCCTGGGCCGAGCCAAGACAACGGGCCCGGTACAATGAACGCGAAGTTGTCGGGTTCAGCGTCTTCCGGGCCGTTGAGTCCGGCGAATTCGCGGTGACGCGCGACGTGCGCAAACGGATCGTTGAGTTCGCAGCGGCGCATCCCGGCATCAGAATTGTCGAAGTGACCTCGTCGACCAACGCGGTCGTCGAGGGCTATTACGCGGCCATTGAAGCGCTCTTGCTTGGCGGCCTCCTGGCTATCGGCGTCGTCTGGATGTTTCTGCGCGACATTCGTGCGACGCTGATTTCAAGCTTGGCGCTGCCGCTGTCGCTGATCCCGACATTCGGCATCATGTATCTGTTCAATCAGTCGCTGAACAACATCTCGCAGCTCGGCATTGCGCTGGTCGTGGGTGTCCTTGTCGATGACGCGATTGTCGAGATCGAAAATATCGTGCGACATGTGCGTCAGTCCGGAAAGAGCGTATACGAGGCCGCCATCGATGCCGCCGACGAGATCGGGCTGGCCGTTGTCGCCACGACGTTTTCGATTATTGCAGTCTTCTTGCCGGTGGCATTGATGCCCGGGATCCCCGGCCAGTTCTTCAAGGCTTTTTCCATCGCCGTTTGCTGTGCCGTTTTCTTTTCGCTCGTGGTTGCGCGTTTATTGACGCCGTTGATGGCAGCCTACCTGCTCAAGCCTAGCGATCGGGAGCGCCGCGAGGCGACCTGGTTGCGGTACTATACCGTCGTGCTCGGTTGGACGTTACGCCACCGCTGGATCACCATCGTATCTGGCGTTGTCTTCTTTTTTGCCTCGCTTTCGCTTGCGACCTTGCTCCCAACTGATTTCATGCCGACGTCTGACCGCGGTCGCACACTTCTCAATGTGGAATTGGCGCCTGGTTCGACGTTGCAGGAGACCGATTCGGCCGTGCGGCGGGTTGTGTCCGTTTTAAGGGCCCGTCCGGAAGTTCAGTCGGTCTATGCCGCTATTGGCACCCCTGTGTCGATCCTATCGGGCCCTGGCGACGTATCCATGTCGGCCGGGGAGGTGCGTAAGGCGAGTATCACAGTCAACCTCGTGCCACGCAGCCAAAGGAGCTTGTCGCAACAGGCATTTGAGGCGGCCGTGGCGCCGGAACTGTCGAGAACGCGCGGTGCTCGCATCAGTCTCGGCGACGATGGTTCGTCCGGTGCTAAGATCGAGATTTCGCTGCTCAGTGACGATCCGGTGGAGCTTTCTAACGCCGCGCGTCGCCTGGTGCAGGATATGCGCACCGTGTCAGGATTCAATCGGGCGCGAGCAACCAGCGACCTGGCCGGACCGGAAATCCGAATCGTCCCCAAACCCGACAAAGCCGCCATACTCGGCGTTTCAACGGCAAGCCTGGCGCGCACGGTCAACATCGCCACCGCTGGAGACGTCGACCATAACCTGGCCAAATTCAGTCTCGGCGTTCGCCAAGTTCCCATCCGAGTCCTGTTGAACGACGAGGCACGTAACGATCTGTCGCGGCTGTCCCTTCTGCAGGTGCCGGGTTTCGAGCAGCCGCATTCTCTGGCCTCGGTTGCCGACATTGTCTTCGGGTCGGGACCGATTCAGATCGACCGCATCGACCGGACCCGCAGCCAGACCGTCGAAGCCGAACTGGCCGGCCTTACTGTAGGAGAGGCCGAGGCACTGGTCGCCGAACTGCCGGCGATGAAGCAACTGCCGGCGTCGGTCATGCGCAAGTCCGGTGGTGACTCCGAGCGGATGGAAGAATTGTTCGCCGGTTTCACACTCGCCATTGGCTCGGGGATCGTTCTGCTCTTTGTTGTCCTGGCTCTGCTTTTCAACGGCTTCGTTCAGCCCGTTACGATTTTGACGGCGCTGCCGTTGTCGTTGGGCGGCGCGGTTTGCTTCCTGTTGGTCACTGGCACGGCGCTTTCGCTGCCGGTTCTGATCGGTATTTTGATGTTGATGGGCATCGCGGCCAAGAATTCCATTCTCCTGGTGGAATACGCCATCGTTGCGCAACGCAATGGCGGGCTCGACCGGGCTACGGCGCTGTTTGACGCGGCGCGTAAACGTGCCCGGCCGATCGTGATGACCACCGTCGCCATGGCGGCCGGCATGTTGCCGATCGCGCTGGGCATCGGCGCCGATGCCGAGCGGCGCGCGCCTATGGCGATCGCCGTCATTGGTGGGTTGGCGAGTTCAACGCTGCTAAGCCTGATCTACGTGCCTGCCGTTTTCACGGTCATGGACGACCTGGAGCGATGGATTCGTGGCGCAGTCGCACGCCGTCACGGCCGTTGGACGAACCGCGCATAG
- a CDS encoding glycosyltransferase family 87 protein: MSSRLRAIAVCWLVIAPVVYVIDLLVLRLRDGRPFGDDFINYWSAAWLAFNGRAAEIYDWNAFHAFEVGVAGAPIDFYHYSYPPILLVLTAPLALIPYMPGLFVWLASGWGAFYAALRVASPKYGLWLALATPAVFVNAVGGQNGTFTAALLGGGLTLMERRPLLAGVLFGALACKPQLGVLLPIALVAGRYWRTIATAGATVAVLAVTSMWWFGMDLWADYLANTAVLRQLVLEDGTGVWHRMMSVFVAARRLGAGVSEAYAMQIVSALTVAVIVALLWRRRDCPASLKYAVLVIGTCLATPYLQDYDLVVGAFVAAWIHEAPVEQPKFTSMAIAGVLLLPLFGASLASLTGVAFAPLVLGPVFAILLAQAVRILGSPASVSTNSRMVDHSPVKSLRCDAGSICQRCRPSRHAASIRDCRVMIDVQSAR, translated from the coding sequence ATGTCGTCTCGATTGCGCGCGATCGCAGTCTGCTGGTTGGTGATTGCGCCGGTCGTCTACGTGATCGATCTGCTGGTATTGCGTCTGCGTGACGGCCGGCCCTTCGGCGACGACTTCATCAATTACTGGTCGGCTGCATGGCTCGCCTTCAACGGCCGAGCCGCCGAGATCTACGATTGGAACGCATTTCATGCTTTTGAGGTCGGCGTCGCGGGCGCGCCGATCGATTTCTATCACTACAGCTATCCGCCGATCCTGCTCGTCCTCACGGCGCCGCTTGCTCTCATCCCCTATATGCCGGGTCTTTTCGTATGGCTCGCGTCGGGATGGGGCGCGTTCTACGCGGCGCTGCGCGTGGCGTCGCCAAAATACGGGCTGTGGCTGGCCCTGGCGACGCCCGCAGTTTTCGTCAATGCGGTAGGCGGTCAGAATGGGACCTTTACCGCCGCATTGCTGGGTGGCGGCCTGACGCTCATGGAGCGCAGGCCTTTGCTGGCCGGCGTCCTGTTCGGAGCTCTAGCCTGCAAACCGCAACTGGGCGTCCTGTTGCCGATTGCACTTGTCGCTGGCCGGTACTGGCGAACGATTGCAACGGCTGGGGCGACGGTCGCAGTTCTTGCCGTGACCAGCATGTGGTGGTTCGGCATGGATCTGTGGGCCGACTACCTGGCGAATACCGCAGTGCTGCGCCAGCTCGTTCTTGAGGACGGCACCGGCGTTTGGCACCGCATGATGTCGGTCTTCGTCGCCGCACGGCGCCTGGGCGCCGGCGTTTCCGAAGCATATGCCATGCAGATCGTGTCGGCACTGACAGTTGCTGTGATCGTCGCCTTGCTGTGGCGCCGGCGCGACTGCCCCGCTTCTCTCAAATATGCCGTGCTGGTTATCGGCACTTGCTTAGCAACACCCTATCTGCAGGACTACGATCTGGTTGTGGGCGCCTTTGTCGCTGCGTGGATCCATGAAGCCCCAGTCGAGCAGCCGAAATTCACTTCGATGGCCATTGCCGGCGTACTCTTATTGCCACTCTTTGGCGCGAGCCTTGCCAGCCTGACCGGCGTTGCATTCGCCCCCTTGGTATTGGGACCAGTCTTCGCGATTTTGCTCGCGCAGGCGGTCCGAATACTTGGATCGCCCGCGAGCGTTTCAACAAACAGCCGTATGGTGGATCACTCACCAGTAAAATCGCTTCGATGCGACGCAGGGTCGATCTGCCAGAGATGCAGACCTAGCCGACACGCCGCATCCATACGTGATTGTCGAGTCATGATCGACGTCCAATCCGCCCGGTAG
- a CDS encoding NAD(P)/FAD-dependent oxidoreductase, which translates to MSGDNKLTIAVLGAGIVGLCTALELQRDGHAVIIVDPDEPGVRQAASYGNGTWLNPGSVLPMSTPGLWKQVPGFLLDPDGPFIIRWRYLPALAGWLMRFVLAGRTWQQVEICATRRYELNRNTAQDHAALATEAGRPDLIRCNGLMFVYPDQAAIDAERQSWQLRQNLGIRFRKIETAELHKRVPELSTAYSLGMQMEDGGQVVDPGAYCNALYQLAIRRGATHKTARATGFSFNGNRLTAVMTDAGAIPCDRAVIAAGVGSRDLARQAGDKVPLISERGYHVVIPNPGFDLPAGLMPSDGKMGVVMTPQGLRLAGQVELASVSAAPNWRRALILLNYGRRMFPALAAKADAVEEDVGSQNYWMGHRPSTPDGLPCIGPASRSPDIFHAFGHGHVGMIQAPATGRLVAALIAGRQPACDATAFVARRFG; encoded by the coding sequence GTGAGCGGCGACAACAAGCTGACCATTGCGGTGCTCGGCGCCGGCATTGTCGGCCTCTGCACTGCGCTCGAATTGCAACGTGATGGCCACGCCGTCATCATTGTCGACCCCGATGAACCAGGCGTCCGCCAGGCCGCGTCCTACGGCAACGGCACCTGGCTCAACCCCGGCTCTGTCCTGCCGATGTCGACGCCCGGGCTGTGGAAGCAGGTGCCCGGTTTCCTGCTCGATCCCGATGGCCCTTTCATCATCCGCTGGCGCTACCTGCCCGCGCTCGCCGGCTGGCTCATGCGTTTCGTGCTGGCCGGCCGCACCTGGCAACAAGTCGAAATCTGCGCCACACGGCGTTACGAATTGAACCGGAACACCGCGCAGGATCACGCCGCACTCGCCACCGAAGCCGGCCGCCCGGACCTCATCCGCTGCAACGGCCTGATGTTCGTCTATCCCGATCAGGCCGCCATCGATGCCGAACGGCAGAGTTGGCAATTGCGCCAGAACCTCGGCATTCGCTTCCGCAAAATCGAGACCGCAGAGTTGCACAAACGCGTGCCCGAACTCAGCACGGCCTACAGCCTCGGCATGCAGATGGAGGATGGGGGGCAGGTCGTCGATCCTGGCGCCTATTGCAACGCGCTCTATCAACTCGCAATCCGCCGTGGTGCGACGCATAAAACGGCGCGCGCCACCGGCTTCAGCTTTAACGGCAACCGGCTCACCGCCGTTATGACCGACGCTGGCGCCATTCCTTGCGACCGCGCTGTGATCGCCGCCGGCGTCGGTTCGCGCGACCTCGCGCGCCAAGCCGGCGACAAGGTGCCGCTGATTTCGGAACGCGGTTATCACGTCGTCATCCCCAACCCGGGCTTCGACCTTCCTGCCGGACTAATGCCATCGGATGGTAAGATGGGCGTGGTCATGACACCGCAAGGTCTGCGCCTGGCCGGACAGGTCGAGCTTGCCTCGGTCTCGGCAGCACCGAACTGGCGGCGCGCCCTCATCCTGCTCAATTACGGACGCCGCATGTTTCCTGCGCTCGCCGCCAAAGCCGACGCCGTTGAAGAAGACGTCGGCTCACAAAACTACTGGATGGGTCATCGTCCCTCGACGCCGGACGGCCTGCCCTGCATCGGCCCCGCTTCCCGCTCGCCCGACATCTTCCATGCATTCGGCCATGGCCATGTCGGCATGATCCAGGCACCGGCGACGGGCAGACTGGTCGCGGCACTGATCGCCGGCCGGCAGCCTGCCTGTGACGCCACTGCATTTGTGGCCCGTCGCTTCGGTTGA
- the folD gene encoding bifunctional methylenetetrahydrofolate dehydrogenase/methenyltetrahydrofolate cyclohydrolase FolD translates to MTARLVDGIAVAAKIRTELKERTGRLATAGCVPGLAVIMVGNDPASAVYVRNKIRACHEVGIHSSRFDFPSDADPAEVLACIRSLNADPTVHGILVQLPLPKHFSVPDILEAISAEKDVDGFHLYNVGGLVVGSTVFPPCTPYGVVKLLEHEGVEIEGKNVVVVGASNIVGKPMALMLMQREATVCICHAKTRDLAQFTILADILVVAAGKPNLIVPQMVKTGAVVIDVGINRLPDGRLVGDVDFAGVSQKASLITPVPGGVGPMTITMLLANTIASAERRMSLAEPERS, encoded by the coding sequence ATGACCGCCAGACTCGTCGACGGTATCGCCGTCGCCGCCAAGATTCGCACCGAGCTGAAAGAACGCACCGGCCGCCTCGCCACAGCCGGCTGCGTCCCGGGGCTCGCCGTCATCATGGTCGGCAACGATCCGGCATCCGCCGTTTACGTCCGCAACAAGATCCGTGCTTGCCACGAGGTTGGCATCCATTCGTCGCGCTTCGATTTTCCCTCCGATGCCGATCCAGCCGAGGTGCTGGCTTGCATCCGCTCGCTGAACGCCGATCCGACTGTTCACGGCATTCTTGTTCAATTGCCGCTGCCGAAGCATTTCTCGGTGCCTGATATCCTCGAGGCCATCTCTGCCGAGAAGGACGTGGACGGCTTTCATCTTTACAATGTCGGCGGCTTGGTCGTCGGCAGCACGGTGTTTCCGCCCTGCACGCCCTATGGCGTGGTCAAGCTGCTTGAGCACGAAGGCGTCGAGATCGAAGGCAAGAATGTCGTCGTGGTCGGCGCCAGCAACATCGTCGGCAAGCCGATGGCGTTGATGTTGATGCAGCGCGAGGCAACGGTGTGCATCTGTCACGCCAAGACGCGCGACCTCGCCCAGTTCACCATCCTCGCCGACATCCTGGTTGTCGCCGCCGGCAAACCGAACCTGATCGTGCCGCAAATGGTGAAGACCGGCGCCGTCGTCATCGACGTCGGCATCAATCGTCTGCCCGACGGTCGTCTCGTTGGTGATGTCGATTTCGCGGGTGTGTCGCAGAAGGCCTCGCTCATTACGCCGGTGCCCGGCGGCGTCGGGCCGATGACCATCACCATGCTGCTGGCCAACACCATCGCCTCGGCCGAGCGGCGGATGTCGCTGGCAGAACCGGAACGGTCGTGA
- a CDS encoding tRNA-dihydrouridine synthase translates to MTRLGVTVGRTALKNPVIAGSAEHMIEADGVRRALRAGVGAVVVKSINEMERGKDQLQRAEYMLLDDAWREVPWTPQAPQTAFIACRSGLTPQSFEAWLEQTAMLDREAKALDAYAIASLIVADLERTVAMAKQIEQAGLRMLELNIGTPYASQAKGVVATELDPARVTMIVSAVRNAVGIPLWVKITGQSERVPDLAAAAFAAGGEAVVMAGRLLGFIPDVETMQPFLGTTLGVGGYWNLPLTCHWLSVSRQQLGAGKPLIGTNGARNGLDVARMMLAGASAVEMSSEVMLRGTAVLSNAVDEFRAYLQRKNVAAAALIGMAADQRKTFADMPLRTNNWRKYVADLEK, encoded by the coding sequence ATGACCCGTCTGGGCGTGACGGTTGGCAGGACCGCGCTGAAGAACCCGGTGATCGCCGGTTCGGCCGAACACATGATCGAGGCCGATGGGGTTCGCCGCGCCTTGCGCGCCGGCGTCGGCGCCGTAGTCGTCAAATCCATCAACGAAATGGAGCGCGGCAAGGATCAGTTGCAGCGCGCCGAGTACATGCTGCTCGACGACGCCTGGCGGGAAGTTCCATGGACGCCGCAGGCGCCGCAGACGGCGTTCATCGCCTGTCGGTCAGGTCTGACGCCGCAGAGTTTCGAAGCCTGGCTCGAACAGACGGCCATGCTCGATCGCGAAGCCAAAGCGTTGGACGCCTACGCGATCGCTAGTCTGATCGTCGCCGACCTCGAGCGGACGGTTGCTATGGCCAAGCAGATCGAGCAGGCGGGCCTGCGCATGCTCGAGCTGAATATCGGCACACCCTACGCGAGCCAGGCCAAGGGCGTGGTTGCGACCGAGCTCGACCCGGCGCGGGTGACGATGATCGTTTCGGCCGTGCGAAACGCGGTCGGGATTCCGCTGTGGGTGAAGATCACCGGCCAGAGCGAACGGGTGCCCGACCTCGCCGCCGCTGCTTTCGCTGCTGGCGGCGAAGCCGTGGTGATGGCCGGCCGGCTCCTCGGTTTCATTCCCGATGTCGAGACCATGCAACCTTTCCTCGGCACCACGCTCGGTGTCGGCGGATACTGGAATCTGCCGCTGACCTGTCACTGGCTTTCGGTGTCGCGTCAGCAGCTTGGCGCCGGCAAGCCGCTGATCGGCACCAATGGCGCCCGCAATGGGCTTGACGTCGCGCGCATGATGCTCGCCGGTGCGAGCGCGGTGGAGATGTCGTCCGAAGTGATGCTGCGCGGCACGGCGGTTCTGTCGAACGCCGTGGACGAGTTCCGTGCCTATCTGCAGCGAAAGAACGTGGCCGCCGCCGCGCTGATCGGCATGGCCGCCGATCAGCGCAAGACTTTTGCCGATATGCCCTTGCGCACGAACAACTGGAGAAAATATGTTGCGGACTTAGAAAAGTAA
- a CDS encoding Bug family tripartite tricarboxylate transporter substrate binding protein gives MHIINRRLAALTLIGAACGLTQITPAFADNWPSRPITMVVPFTAGTTSDVIARSLAQELHQKLGQPFIVENKGGAGGNIGAMVVARANADGYTILFATTGQAATNQLMYKKMEFDPQRDFAPVVLVAKAPVIITARPDAPYSSLKDFIAFAKANPGKATGGFPGNGTLGHITGELLARSAGVDFAKSQYRGSAQILTDLIGNHIDVGMDSLAGYVPSVREGKIKALAIASSQRWSRLPDVPTVAESLPGFEAGVWYAVLVPAKTPDDVIAKINAATNAWLKEPKTQEFLANLGIQPAGGTPAELRAFTQSEIDKWGPIIKDAKIEF, from the coding sequence ATGCACATCATCAATCGCCGTTTGGCGGCACTGACTTTGATCGGCGCAGCGTGTGGATTGACGCAGATTACGCCGGCTTTTGCGGACAATTGGCCCTCGCGGCCGATTACCATGGTCGTGCCGTTTACCGCAGGCACCACATCGGATGTGATCGCCCGCAGCCTGGCGCAGGAACTGCACCAGAAGCTCGGCCAGCCTTTCATCGTTGAGAACAAAGGCGGCGCCGGCGGCAACATCGGCGCGATGGTCGTCGCCCGCGCGAATGCCGATGGCTACACCATCCTGTTCGCGACGACGGGACAGGCCGCAACCAACCAACTGATGTACAAGAAGATGGAGTTCGATCCGCAGCGCGATTTCGCGCCGGTCGTGCTCGTCGCCAAGGCTCCGGTGATCATTACCGCGCGGCCCGATGCGCCTTATTCCTCGCTCAAGGACTTCATCGCTTTTGCCAAGGCCAATCCCGGCAAGGCGACCGGCGGCTTTCCGGGCAATGGCACGCTCGGCCACATCACTGGGGAGCTGCTGGCGCGCAGTGCCGGCGTCGATTTCGCCAAATCGCAGTACCGCGGCAGCGCGCAGATCCTGACCGACCTGATCGGCAATCACATCGATGTCGGTATGGATTCGCTTGCCGGCTATGTGCCGTCGGTGCGCGAAGGCAAGATCAAGGCGCTGGCGATCGCTTCGTCGCAGCGCTGGTCGAGACTGCCTGACGTGCCGACGGTTGCGGAATCGTTGCCGGGCTTCGAAGCCGGTGTCTGGTACGCGGTTCTGGTGCCAGCCAAGACGCCGGACGATGTGATCGCCAAGATCAACGCCGCTACCAATGCCTGGCTAAAGGAGCCGAAGACGCAGGAATTCCTCGCCAATCTCGGCATTCAGCCGGCTGGCGGCACGCCCGCCGAACTCAGGGCCTTCACGCAGTCTGAGATCGACAAATGGGGCCCGATCATCAAGGACGCGAAGATCGAGTTTTGA